The proteins below are encoded in one region of Rubrobacter aplysinae:
- a CDS encoding ABC-F family ATP-binding cassette domain-containing protein, whose translation MKVLIASELVKYHGGDLKVLSGATFSVEAGEKLGMVGRNGVGKTSLLRLLAGQEEPDGGSIDSPGGSRVALTSQSLYAGPRGEVSVEDEIFGAFSGMMRREKELEELAASLGEGSSGKEMERYGRLQSEFERDGGYEYRARAASTLTSLGFDPDQWKRPVGSFSGGEQSRVALARLLLEEPDLVLLDEPTNHLDLRAIEWLEEFIKSSKSAVLVVSHDRYFLDSVSDATLELEDGQVNRYTGGYTSYVEQKKAADERLARKAKANAERRAQLERFVEKNRAKARKSSQAKNKQKMLDRMEKVEAPKNGKNSKNMRLDLGEQRRAGRVVLELSGVGYGYDSPKNGSGGEAGEGGRLLSNLGLVVERGERVAMLGPNGTGKSTLMRLATGELVPEEGQVQTGHNVTPAYQDQQLERLDDKKTVLEEAMSTTGFDRAGARDLLGAFLFSGEEVFKKVGALSGGEKRRLSLAEIVASDSNLLLLDEPTNDLDIPAREALEEALVNYGGTIFFISHDRYFLRKLATRVVELENKGLTNYLGGYDYYRSHRRLDETGKDGGRKKPRRRVRPGMSREQNVVATRLVAVEGEIDATERRISRLEKELATSETYTDAERSRKVVTEHRELKTTLEGLYEDWESLMREAEAADL comes from the coding sequence ATGAAGGTTCTCATAGCGAGCGAGCTGGTCAAGTACCACGGCGGCGACCTCAAGGTTCTCTCCGGCGCGACCTTCTCCGTCGAGGCCGGGGAGAAGCTCGGCATGGTCGGGCGCAACGGCGTCGGCAAGACGAGCCTCTTGCGCCTGCTCGCCGGCCAGGAAGAGCCCGACGGCGGCTCCATAGACAGCCCCGGCGGCTCCAGGGTGGCGCTGACCAGCCAGAGCCTGTACGCCGGGCCGCGCGGCGAGGTCTCTGTGGAGGATGAGATCTTCGGCGCTTTCTCGGGCATGATGCGCCGGGAGAAGGAACTCGAAGAGCTGGCGGCGAGCCTCGGCGAAGGCTCCTCCGGAAAGGAGATGGAGCGCTACGGCCGCCTGCAGTCCGAGTTCGAGCGCGACGGAGGCTACGAGTACCGCGCCCGCGCAGCCTCCACGCTCACCTCGCTGGGCTTCGACCCCGACCAGTGGAAGCGGCCCGTCGGGTCCTTCTCCGGCGGCGAGCAGAGCCGGGTCGCGCTGGCGCGGCTGCTACTGGAGGAGCCGGATCTCGTCCTCCTCGACGAGCCCACTAACCACCTCGACCTCCGCGCCATCGAGTGGCTCGAGGAGTTCATAAAGTCCTCGAAGAGCGCCGTGCTCGTCGTCAGCCACGACCGCTACTTTTTGGACTCCGTCTCGGACGCGACCCTGGAGCTCGAAGACGGCCAGGTAAACCGCTACACGGGCGGCTACACCAGCTACGTGGAGCAGAAGAAGGCCGCCGACGAGCGGCTCGCCCGCAAGGCCAAGGCGAACGCCGAGCGCCGGGCCCAGCTAGAGCGGTTCGTGGAGAAGAACCGCGCCAAGGCCCGCAAGTCCAGCCAGGCAAAGAACAAGCAGAAGATGCTCGACCGCATGGAAAAGGTCGAGGCCCCCAAAAACGGCAAAAACTCCAAGAACATGCGCCTCGACCTCGGCGAGCAGCGCCGGGCCGGGCGGGTCGTGCTAGAGCTATCCGGCGTCGGCTACGGCTACGATAGCCCGAAAAACGGCTCCGGCGGAGAGGCCGGAGAAGGCGGCCGTCTGCTGTCGAACCTCGGCCTCGTGGTCGAGCGTGGTGAGCGGGTCGCCATGCTCGGGCCGAATGGAACCGGCAAGAGCACCCTGATGCGCCTCGCAACTGGCGAGCTCGTACCGGAGGAGGGCCAGGTACAGACCGGCCACAACGTGACCCCCGCATACCAGGACCAGCAGCTAGAGCGCCTGGACGACAAGAAGACCGTGCTCGAAGAGGCCATGTCGACGACCGGCTTCGACCGGGCCGGGGCGCGGGATCTCCTCGGGGCGTTCCTCTTTTCCGGCGAGGAGGTTTTCAAGAAGGTCGGCGCACTCTCGGGCGGCGAAAAACGGCGGCTATCGCTAGCCGAGATCGTGGCCAGCGACTCGAACCTCTTGCTGCTGGACGAGCCGACAAACGACCTCGACATCCCGGCCCGCGAGGCACTCGAAGAGGCCCTCGTAAATTATGGCGGCACCATCTTCTTTATCTCCCACGACCGCTACTTCCTGCGCAAGCTCGCAACCCGCGTCGTCGAGCTCGAGAACAAGGGGCTCACGAACTACCTCGGCGGCTACGACTACTACCGTTCCCACCGCCGTCTGGACGAGACCGGCAAGGATGGTGGCCGCAAGAAGCCCCGCCGCCGCGTCCGCCCGGGCATGAGCCGCGAGCAGAACGTCGTCGCCACCCGGCTCGTCGCGGTGGAGGGCGAGATAGACGCCACCGAGCGCCGCATAAGCCGCCTCGAAAAAGAGCTGGCAACCTCCGAGACCTACACCGACGCCGAACGCTCGCGCAAGGTCGTCACCGAGCACCGCGAGCTCAAGACAACCCTGGAAGGATTATACGAGGACTGGGAGTCCCTGATGCGGGAGGCCGAAGCGGCGGATCTGTAA